A DNA window from Undibacterium sp. YM2 contains the following coding sequences:
- a CDS encoding dienelactone hydrolase translates to MMKAKYLLLVKRLFNCFKNALLYLLLFATGTASASVGLTTIAPSATDGTITLYYPSNAPEQQINRGRFQFKLAEHAEPVRGNGHLIIISHGSGGSPWVHADLARSMVEAGFIVAMPEHHGDNYKDDSHPGPDSWTLRPAEVSRAIDAVGRDPRFAPLLTLDKVGMYGMSAGGHTALSMAGGRWSPAGFKQHCEEDLVNDFHSCVGLITRLNGGFFDGLKKWLALTIIRSRFSDTTMREHHDPRVAAIVAGVPAAADFDMASLKNPPVPLGLVTAGQDLWLVPRFHSGRVLAACQTCEHIADVPDAGHGSLLSPLPPNLTGLVGDMLNDSPGFDRAQMPVVDKKITAFFEKHLLH, encoded by the coding sequence ATGATGAAAGCGAAGTATCTACTTCTTGTTAAACGACTATTCAATTGTTTTAAGAATGCACTGCTGTACCTGTTGTTATTTGCTACCGGCACTGCAAGCGCATCGGTTGGCCTGACAACGATAGCTCCAAGTGCTACAGATGGCACTATTACCTTGTATTATCCGAGCAATGCACCTGAGCAACAAATTAATCGTGGCCGCTTTCAGTTCAAGCTGGCTGAACACGCAGAGCCTGTGCGCGGCAATGGACATCTGATCATTATTTCGCATGGTTCAGGGGGTTCCCCCTGGGTGCATGCCGACCTGGCGCGCAGCATGGTTGAAGCAGGTTTTATCGTTGCCATGCCCGAACACCATGGTGACAATTACAAGGATGACAGTCATCCCGGGCCCGACAGTTGGACCTTGCGACCTGCGGAAGTATCACGCGCCATTGATGCCGTTGGCCGTGACCCGCGCTTTGCGCCTTTGCTGACGCTGGACAAGGTAGGAATGTATGGCATGTCGGCAGGCGGCCATACCGCGCTCAGCATGGCAGGTGGGCGCTGGTCACCGGCTGGTTTCAAGCAGCATTGTGAAGAAGATCTGGTCAATGATTTTCATTCGTGCGTAGGTTTGATTACCCGCCTCAATGGCGGTTTCTTTGATGGGCTGAAAAAATGGCTGGCTTTGACAATTATCCGCAGCCGTTTCAGTGATACCACCATGCGCGAACACCATGACCCCCGTGTGGCTGCGATTGTGGCTGGCGTACCTGCCGCTGCTGACTTTGACATGGCATCGCTGAAAAATCCGCCTGTGCCACTGGGCCTGGTCACTGCCGGACAGGACCTCTGGCTGGTGCCGCGCTTTCACAGTGGTAGGGTATTGGCGGCCTGCCAGACTTGTGAACACATTGCGGACGTGCCTGACGCCGGCCACGGTTCCCTGTTGTCTCCCCTGCCACCAAACCTGACTGGCCTGGTTGGCGACATGCTCAATGACTCACCCGGTTTTGACCGCGCACAAATGCCTGTAGTGGATAAGAAAATTACTGCCTTCTTTGAAAAGCATTTATTGCATTAG